One region of Ornithinibacter aureus genomic DNA includes:
- a CDS encoding sensor histidine kinase, with protein MDTDGMTPPPPLRWWEYAWRLGLAALVSLVAFLVTVGPLAEADYEPSGAEAFWILLADPVLGLAAFVLVLQRRRWPFVVAALTAAFSAVSLLALGPATLALASLATRRRPRELAPVVALTIAATVSMETLYPSIERESWWVGVLSGVLGGAVVIAVVVAIGYAVGADREGRHTLRERAETNEREQQARVAAARAEERTRIAREMHDVLAHRISLVSMHAGALTYRDDLPREQQIAVARTIEDNAQLAMSDLRTVLGVLRSDDAADGMPEPPQPGTEDLPALVAEAEVAGMRVLLDNQLTQAPPPTTGRTLYRIVQECLTNARKHAPACSVTVSIEGGPGEGVDVVVSNPLPVGAATPERLRGLGLLGLDERVALLGGSLDHGETGGRFVVRASLPWAA; from the coding sequence ATGGATACTGACGGCATGACGCCACCCCCACCGCTGCGCTGGTGGGAGTACGCCTGGCGCCTGGGACTCGCCGCGCTCGTGAGCCTGGTCGCGTTCCTCGTCACCGTCGGTCCGTTGGCGGAGGCCGACTACGAACCGAGCGGGGCCGAGGCGTTCTGGATCCTGCTGGCAGATCCCGTGCTGGGGCTCGCGGCCTTCGTCCTCGTCCTCCAGCGTCGCCGCTGGCCCTTCGTGGTGGCCGCGCTCACCGCTGCCTTCTCGGCGGTCTCCTTGTTGGCGCTCGGCCCGGCGACCCTGGCCCTGGCGTCCTTGGCGACGCGGCGACGCCCCCGTGAACTGGCCCCCGTGGTTGCCCTGACCATCGCGGCGACCGTGTCGATGGAGACGCTGTACCCCAGCATCGAGCGAGAGTCGTGGTGGGTTGGCGTCCTGTCCGGCGTCCTGGGCGGCGCCGTCGTCATCGCCGTCGTCGTCGCGATCGGCTACGCGGTCGGCGCCGACCGCGAGGGCCGGCACACCCTGCGCGAGCGCGCCGAGACCAACGAGCGCGAGCAGCAGGCCCGCGTCGCCGCAGCCCGCGCCGAGGAGCGCACCCGCATCGCCCGCGAGATGCACGACGTCCTGGCCCACCGCATCTCACTGGTGTCGATGCACGCCGGCGCGCTGACCTACCGCGATGACCTGCCGCGGGAGCAGCAGATCGCCGTCGCCCGCACGATCGAGGACAACGCGCAGCTCGCGATGTCCGACCTGCGCACCGTGCTCGGGGTGCTGCGCAGCGACGACGCTGCCGACGGCATGCCCGAACCACCCCAGCCGGGGACGGAGGACCTGCCGGCGCTGGTCGCCGAGGCGGAAGTCGCAGGCATGCGGGTGCTGCTCGACAACCAGCTGACGCAGGCTCCGCCCCCGACGACGGGGCGCACCCTCTACCGGATCGTCCAGGAGTGCCTGACCAACGCCCGCAAGCACGCCCCTGCGTGCTCGGTGACGGTGAGCATCGAGGGCGGCCCGGGCGAAGGCGTCGACGTCGTCGTGAGCAACCCGCTGCCGGTCGGCGCCGCGACCCCCGAGCGGCTGCGCGGGCTGGGGCTGCTCGGGCTGGATGAGCGCGTTGCGCTGCTCGGCGGGTCGCTGGACCATGGCGAGACCGGTGGCCGCTTCGTCGTGCGCGCGTCGCTACCGTGGGCGGCGTGA
- a CDS encoding SCP2 sterol-binding domain-containing protein, protein MPLNPETIASLSPAGLFALITSMSDADIRSDLGGEHRQEILEAVFAHFPAQFRPDKAGDRSARIDFRITGGPGDSSDTYAVVVENGTCRIEPGASEAPDLSLMLGPVEFLKLITGSGNPAMMFMMGKIKARGDIGLATALANWFESPKG, encoded by the coding sequence ATGCCGCTGAACCCCGAGACCATCGCATCGCTGTCGCCCGCCGGCCTGTTCGCCCTCATCACGAGCATGTCCGACGCCGACATCCGCTCCGACCTCGGCGGTGAGCACCGCCAGGAGATCCTCGAGGCGGTCTTCGCCCACTTCCCCGCGCAGTTCCGCCCCGACAAGGCCGGCGACCGCTCGGCACGCATCGACTTCCGGATCACGGGGGGCCCGGGGGACAGCAGCGACACCTACGCGGTCGTCGTCGAGAACGGCACCTGCCGCATCGAGCCGGGCGCGAGCGAGGCCCCCGACCTCTCGCTCATGCTCGGCCCGGTCGAGTTCCTCAAGCTCATCACCGGCTCCGGCAACCCGGCGATGATGTTCATGATGGGCAAGATCAAGGCCCGTGGGGACATCGGCCTGGCCACCGCCCTGGCGAACTGGTTCGAGTCCCCGAAGGGCTGA
- a CDS encoding dienelactone hydrolase family protein: protein MSALTAGMTTVGDLPLYRAVPSGEGPWPALVLVHEVFGLDDEMRRHADRLAAMGYLVLAPDLLARGRRVVCLAQTFRALRRGRGRTFDDIEAVRDAALADPRCSGAVGVIGFCLGGGFALVLAGRPGWDAAVVNYGALPPDLSTLDDACPVVASYGGRDLYLRGAASTLEEALAERGVPHDVREYPSAGHAFLNEQADVPWFATPISRWVMRVGPDAASADDAWRRIGDFLNRHLG, encoded by the coding sequence ATGAGCGCGCTGACGGCAGGCATGACGACGGTCGGTGACCTCCCGCTGTACCGGGCGGTTCCGTCGGGGGAGGGCCCGTGGCCTGCGTTGGTCCTCGTGCACGAGGTGTTCGGTCTCGACGACGAGATGCGTCGGCACGCCGATCGACTCGCGGCCATGGGCTACCTCGTCCTCGCGCCGGACCTGCTGGCTCGCGGCCGGCGGGTGGTCTGCCTGGCCCAGACCTTCCGGGCGCTGCGTCGCGGCCGCGGCCGCACCTTCGATGACATCGAGGCGGTGAGGGATGCCGCGCTGGCCGACCCGCGCTGCAGCGGCGCCGTCGGTGTCATCGGGTTCTGCCTGGGCGGCGGCTTCGCGCTGGTGCTGGCCGGTCGCCCGGGCTGGGATGCCGCCGTCGTCAACTACGGGGCGCTGCCGCCGGACCTGTCGACCCTCGACGACGCCTGCCCCGTGGTGGCGAGCTACGGCGGGCGCGACCTGTACCTGCGTGGAGCGGCGTCGACCCTCGAGGAGGCTCTGGCCGAACGAGGCGTGCCGCACGACGTTCGCGAGTACCCGTCGGCGGGACATGCCTTCCTCAACGAGCAGGCCGACGTGCCGTGGTTCGCGACCCCCATCTCACGGTGGGTGATGCGGGTCGGGCCCGACGCGGCATCCGCCGACGATGCGTGGCGGCGCATCGGCGACTTCCTGAACCGCCACCTCGGGTGA
- a CDS encoding ABC transporter ATP-binding protein, which produces MIRVENLTKRYGSVTAVDGATFTVRPGTVTGFLGPNGAGKSTVMRMLTGLTPPTSGHATVLGRAYRDLPNAGAHVGVMLDASAQHPGRTGREALTLASIAIGVPRTRVDEVLRLVGLTDDEAGRRVRTYSLGMRQRLGLAGAFLGEPRVLVLDEPANGLDPQGIHWMRGLLRDFADRGGAVLLSSHLLAEVQAVADDIVVIGRGRIVAQGPVAELVDGLGAIARSLDDAALVAALEAAGHAAAATASGVVVEAEPVDVARIALAAGIVVTDLRPHGAQGLEDLFLRLTADDAREVAA; this is translated from the coding sequence ATGATCAGAGTCGAGAATCTCACCAAGCGCTACGGCAGCGTCACCGCTGTCGACGGCGCCACCTTCACCGTGCGGCCCGGGACGGTCACCGGCTTCCTCGGCCCCAACGGCGCCGGCAAGTCAACGGTCATGCGGATGCTGACCGGGCTGACCCCACCCACCAGCGGACACGCCACCGTGCTGGGCCGCGCCTACCGCGACCTGCCCAACGCCGGCGCCCACGTCGGCGTCATGCTCGACGCCTCGGCGCAGCACCCCGGCCGCACCGGTCGCGAGGCGCTGACCCTGGCCTCGATCGCCATCGGCGTCCCGCGCACCCGCGTCGACGAGGTGCTGCGCCTCGTCGGGCTCACCGACGACGAGGCCGGGCGCCGCGTGCGCACCTACTCCCTCGGCATGCGCCAGCGACTCGGGTTGGCCGGGGCCTTCCTCGGGGAACCACGGGTGCTCGTGCTCGACGAGCCGGCCAACGGCCTGGACCCCCAGGGCATCCACTGGATGCGCGGCCTCCTGCGCGACTTCGCCGACCGTGGCGGAGCGGTGCTGCTCTCCTCGCACCTGCTCGCCGAGGTGCAGGCCGTCGCCGACGACATCGTCGTCATCGGGCGCGGCCGGATCGTCGCGCAGGGACCGGTGGCCGAGCTGGTCGACGGCCTCGGCGCCATCGCCCGCTCGCTGGACGATGCCGCACTCGTCGCCGCGCTGGAAGCCGCCGGTCACGCCGCGGCGGCCACGGCATCCGGCGTCGTCGTCGAGGCCGAACCGGTCGACGTCGCCCGCATCGCCCTCGCCGCGGGGATCGTCGTCACCGACCTTCGCCCGCACGGGGCCCAGGGCCTCGAAGACCTCTTCCTCAGACTCACCGCCGACGACGCCCGGGAGGTGGCGGCATGA
- a CDS encoding ABC transporter permease, protein MTTTMTPASAPTTPDAVHAPLEGSPGIPFRRLLEVERRKIVDTRSGAWLLGITALLTALTLAVMLIWGESDGLGFMGLLSVVTMPLSLLLPILGILTATTEWSQRTALVTFTLEPRRGRVVVAKLLAVVGLSLTVLVLTILASALFYLASTTVRDGPADWSSEPAVVAKLLLLLTIYLVQGLAFGLLFLNTPAAIVTSLLLPMVFTVVTTIVGSLERVTAWVDLLVASEPLMAGSMGGAEWAHLGTASLLWLGLPFAVGTWRVLTKEIA, encoded by the coding sequence ATGACCACCACGATGACCCCCGCTTCCGCACCCACCACACCGGATGCCGTTCACGCACCTCTCGAGGGGAGCCCCGGCATCCCCTTCCGTCGGCTCCTCGAGGTGGAGCGACGCAAGATCGTCGACACCCGCTCGGGAGCGTGGCTGCTGGGGATCACTGCCCTGCTGACGGCGCTCACCCTGGCGGTCATGCTCATCTGGGGGGAGTCCGACGGCCTCGGGTTCATGGGGCTGCTCAGCGTGGTGACCATGCCGCTCAGCCTGCTCCTGCCGATTCTCGGCATCCTCACGGCCACGACCGAGTGGAGCCAGCGGACGGCGCTCGTGACCTTCACCCTGGAGCCGCGACGCGGGCGGGTCGTCGTGGCCAAGCTGCTGGCCGTCGTGGGCCTCTCCCTGACGGTCCTCGTCCTGACGATCCTCGCGAGTGCGCTGTTCTACCTCGCGTCGACCACCGTGCGCGACGGCCCTGCCGACTGGTCGTCCGAGCCCGCGGTCGTCGCAAAGCTCTTGCTCCTGCTGACGATCTACCTCGTCCAAGGGCTTGCGTTCGGTCTGCTCTTCCTCAACACCCCGGCAGCGATCGTCACCTCCTTGCTGCTGCCGATGGTGTTCACCGTGGTGACGACGATCGTCGGCTCCCTCGAGCGGGTCACCGCCTGGGTCGACCTGCTCGTCGCCAGTGAACCGCTGATGGCGGGCTCGATGGGCGGCGCGGAGTGGGCGCACCTGGGCACGGCCTCCCTGCTGTGGCTGGGGCTGCCGTTCGCGGTCGGCACGTGGCGGGTGCTCACCAAGGAGATCGCCTGA
- a CDS encoding response regulator, whose protein sequence is MNGASAAPVRVAIIDDDPLVRAGLAMILGGDPTLSVVGEAGDGADAVALVREVAPDVVLMDIRMPRRDGLAATGDLLALREPPKVLVLTTFDADEMVLAALRVGAHGFLLKDTPPARLVEAVHAVAAGLPILSPHATSALIAEVAARDAAGPSSADRRRVAARAALEVLTERELEVAGALGRGLSNQEIGSTLYLSVATVKAHVGRILTKLGLENRTQVAILVHDADLGDDEN, encoded by the coding sequence GTGAACGGGGCATCCGCGGCCCCGGTGCGGGTCGCCATCATCGACGACGACCCGCTGGTGCGGGCCGGGCTGGCGATGATCCTCGGGGGCGATCCGACGCTGTCGGTCGTCGGCGAGGCTGGTGACGGGGCGGATGCCGTGGCGCTCGTTCGCGAGGTCGCCCCCGACGTCGTGCTCATGGACATCCGGATGCCACGCCGCGACGGCCTGGCCGCCACCGGCGACCTGCTGGCACTGCGTGAGCCACCGAAGGTGCTCGTGCTGACGACCTTCGATGCCGACGAGATGGTGCTGGCGGCGCTGCGGGTGGGGGCCCACGGGTTCCTGCTCAAGGACACCCCGCCGGCCCGGCTCGTCGAGGCCGTGCACGCGGTGGCTGCCGGGCTGCCGATCCTGTCGCCGCACGCGACGTCAGCCCTCATCGCCGAGGTGGCCGCGCGGGATGCCGCTGGGCCGAGTTCCGCTGACCGCCGCCGGGTCGCTGCCCGTGCTGCTCTCGAGGTGCTGACCGAGCGTGAACTCGAGGTGGCCGGCGCGCTCGGCCGAGGGCTGAGCAACCAGGAGATCGGGAGCACGCTGTACCTCAGCGTGGCGACGGTCAAGGCCCACGTCGGGCGCATCCTGACCAAGCTCGGGCTGGAGAACCGCACCCAGGTGGCGATCCTGGTGCACGACGCGGACCTGGGCGACGACGAGAACTGA
- a CDS encoding glycosyltransferase, translating to MARVLVATVPVPAHTRNALPIVARLVERGHEVVWFASRHFHDDIEAVGATPVPYGLTRDFDGERLLAEFPQLAGLRGPRAIGRAYADVFVGGARHRVADLSALLAEQPVDVILCDGLSYGVSLLAEVHGVPYATIGDGPIAHAHGPTPAFGPGLQPMSGPLSAPLSRLRNHAVRTATRRWILAQAQADHDEVRADLGLAPDDRSVLEVSMSPLLHLQGCTPSFEYPTPTMPASVRWIGALRPDPPANWSPPAWWDELLASSRPVVHVTQGSIRPDMRELIVPALRALADEDVLVVVTTGRVPEPELVADLGMPLPENARVCEFIPYDLLLPHVDVCVANGGYTGVTTALHHGVPLVQVGSSEEKAEIGARIRWSGVGVRMRAASPSPRRLRAAVRRVLHDPAYRAAAQRIGAEMRSHDAGREGADLVERLCAPATARGALAPEGYSTVGSGDSPGRP from the coding sequence GTGGCTCGTGTCCTCGTCGCGACGGTCCCCGTACCGGCCCACACCCGTAATGCCCTGCCCATCGTGGCGCGGCTCGTCGAGCGTGGGCACGAGGTGGTGTGGTTCGCCAGCCGACACTTCCATGACGACATCGAGGCAGTCGGCGCGACACCGGTGCCCTACGGGCTCACCCGGGACTTCGACGGGGAACGGCTCCTCGCGGAGTTTCCCCAGCTCGCCGGGTTGCGCGGGCCCCGGGCCATCGGTCGGGCCTATGCGGACGTGTTCGTCGGTGGGGCCCGCCACCGCGTCGCTGACCTGTCCGCCCTGCTGGCCGAGCAGCCGGTCGACGTGATCCTCTGCGACGGGCTCTCCTACGGGGTGAGCCTGCTGGCCGAGGTGCACGGGGTGCCGTACGCGACCATCGGGGACGGGCCGATCGCGCACGCCCACGGGCCGACCCCGGCATTCGGGCCGGGGTTGCAGCCCATGTCCGGCCCGCTGTCCGCTCCGCTGTCCCGGCTGCGGAACCACGCCGTGCGCACGGCCACCCGACGGTGGATCCTCGCGCAGGCACAGGCCGACCACGACGAGGTACGTGCCGACCTGGGGCTGGCACCTGATGACCGCAGCGTTCTCGAGGTGTCGATGTCCCCACTGCTGCACCTGCAGGGGTGCACGCCGTCGTTCGAGTACCCGACCCCGACCATGCCGGCATCCGTTCGCTGGATCGGTGCGCTGCGACCGGACCCGCCGGCGAACTGGTCGCCCCCGGCGTGGTGGGACGAGCTCCTGGCGTCGAGCCGCCCGGTGGTCCACGTGACCCAGGGCAGCATCCGGCCCGACATGCGGGAGCTGATCGTGCCGGCGCTGCGGGCCCTGGCCGACGAGGATGTGCTCGTCGTCGTCACCACGGGCCGTGTCCCCGAACCCGAACTGGTCGCCGACCTCGGGATGCCGTTGCCTGAGAACGCCCGGGTGTGTGAGTTCATCCCCTACGACCTGCTCCTTCCGCACGTCGACGTCTGCGTGGCGAACGGCGGTTACACCGGGGTCACGACGGCGCTGCACCACGGGGTGCCCCTGGTCCAGGTCGGGTCGAGCGAGGAGAAGGCCGAGATCGGTGCCCGGATCCGGTGGAGCGGAGTCGGGGTGCGGATGCGCGCGGCGAGCCCGTCGCCGCGTCGGCTGCGTGCGGCCGTGCGGCGCGTGCTCCACGATCCGGCGTACCGAGCCGCCGCGCAGCGAATCGGGGCCGAGATGCGCAGCCACGACGCGGGGCGCGAGGGTGCCGACCTCGTGGAGCGACTCTGCGCCCCGGCGACGGCGCGTGGCGCCCTTGCCCCCGAGGGTTACTCGACAGTAGGTTCTGGGGACAGCCCGGGCCGTCCATGA
- the topA gene encoding type I DNA topoisomerase — MNPLAGRKLVIVESPAKARTIAGYLGPDWDVEASVGHIRDIPTPSEMPAEMKKGPFGRFGVNIDADFEPFYVVDADKRKKVRELKALLKGADELYLATDEDREGEAIAWHLLETLQPTVPVKRMVFHEITKEAIQRAANSTRDVDTHLVDAQETRRILDRLYGYEVSPVLWRKVKAGLSAGRVQSVATRLVVERERERMAFRSASYWDVEADVTPDTEANLFTARLTGVDGNRVATGRDFADDGTLANAKAVQVDEATARGIADALPASEVVVTEVSEKPYTRRPSAPFTTSTLQQEASRKLRLNSRNAMRVAQRLYENGYITYMRTDSTSLSDAALSAARQQARELYGAEYVPDSPRRYEKKVKNAQEAHEAIRPAGDRFRTPAQVRGELRGEEFALYELIWKRTVASQMADARGSTASLRLGATLPDGAPVASVELSASGTVITFRGFLAAYEEGRDEKQAPKRKEEAQEERRLPRLGEGAALRTVRAEALGHETSPPPRYTEATLVKAMEERGIGRPSTYASTIGTIQDRGYVSNRGSALIPSWLAFAVTRLMEEHFPRLVDYGFTASMEEDLDAIARGDARRAEWLRRFYFGDEAKSSQGLRDLVEDLGDIDARAISTIDIGDGIVVRVGRYGPYVEEVVPAGVDPKTGEVTDAAALGEDGAPVAPRRATIGDDIAPDELTPAMARELLATAADDGRVLGQDPATGRDIVAKAGRYGPYVTEVLPEVNEAPAPGATKGRGKAVKPKPRTASLFKDMDLATIDLDTALKLLSLPRVVGADPESGEEITAQNGRYGPYLKKGTDSRSLETEQQLFDITLEQALAIYAQPKQRGRAAAKPPLAELGNDPVSGRPVVVKDGRFGPYVTDGETNATLRKDDDPERISPERGYELLADKRARGPVKRTAKKAPAKKATTRKAAAKKTAVKKTATKTATKSAATRKSTATKE; from the coding sequence GTGAACCCCTTGGCAGGACGCAAGCTCGTCATCGTCGAGTCCCCGGCAAAGGCCCGCACGATCGCGGGGTACCTCGGCCCCGACTGGGACGTCGAGGCCTCGGTCGGCCACATCCGCGACATCCCGACCCCCAGCGAGATGCCCGCCGAGATGAAGAAGGGCCCGTTCGGCCGCTTCGGCGTCAACATCGACGCCGACTTCGAGCCCTTCTACGTCGTCGACGCCGACAAGAGGAAGAAGGTCCGCGAACTGAAGGCGCTGCTCAAGGGCGCCGACGAGCTCTACCTGGCCACTGATGAGGACCGCGAGGGCGAGGCCATCGCGTGGCACCTGCTCGAGACGCTCCAGCCCACCGTTCCGGTCAAGCGCATGGTCTTCCACGAGATCACCAAGGAGGCCATCCAGCGCGCCGCCAACTCCACCCGCGACGTCGACACCCACCTCGTCGACGCCCAGGAGACACGCCGCATCCTCGACCGCCTCTACGGCTACGAGGTCAGCCCCGTCCTGTGGCGCAAGGTCAAGGCCGGTTTGTCCGCCGGCCGCGTGCAGTCGGTCGCGACCCGCCTCGTGGTCGAGCGTGAGCGCGAGCGTATGGCCTTCCGCTCCGCGAGCTACTGGGACGTCGAGGCCGACGTCACCCCCGACACCGAGGCCAACCTGTTCACCGCACGCCTCACCGGTGTCGACGGCAACCGGGTCGCCACCGGGCGCGACTTCGCCGACGACGGCACCCTGGCCAACGCCAAGGCCGTCCAGGTCGACGAGGCCACGGCCCGCGGCATCGCCGACGCGCTGCCGGCATCCGAGGTCGTCGTCACCGAGGTCTCCGAGAAGCCGTACACGCGCCGCCCGAGCGCCCCGTTCACGACGAGCACCCTCCAGCAGGAGGCCTCGCGCAAGCTGCGTCTGAACAGCCGCAATGCCATGCGCGTTGCCCAGCGGTTGTACGAGAACGGCTACATCACGTACATGCGAACCGACAGCACCTCGCTCTCGGATGCCGCGTTGTCGGCGGCGCGCCAGCAGGCCCGTGAGCTCTACGGCGCCGAGTACGTGCCGGACTCGCCGCGTCGCTACGAGAAGAAGGTCAAGAACGCCCAGGAGGCCCACGAAGCCATCCGCCCCGCGGGTGACAGGTTCCGCACCCCGGCCCAGGTCAGGGGTGAGCTGCGCGGCGAGGAGTTCGCCCTCTACGAGCTGATCTGGAAGCGCACGGTCGCGTCGCAGATGGCCGACGCGCGCGGCTCCACGGCATCCCTGCGGTTGGGGGCGACCCTGCCCGACGGCGCGCCGGTAGCGTCCGTCGAGCTGTCGGCATCCGGCACCGTCATCACCTTCCGGGGCTTCCTCGCCGCCTACGAGGAGGGTCGTGACGAGAAGCAGGCTCCCAAGCGCAAGGAGGAGGCGCAGGAGGAGCGCCGCCTGCCCCGGCTCGGCGAAGGTGCCGCGCTGCGCACGGTGCGGGCCGAGGCGCTGGGTCACGAGACCTCGCCCCCGCCGCGCTACACCGAGGCCACCCTCGTCAAGGCCATGGAGGAGCGCGGCATCGGCCGCCCCTCGACCTACGCCTCGACGATCGGCACCATCCAGGACCGCGGGTACGTGTCCAACCGCGGGTCGGCGCTCATCCCGAGCTGGCTCGCGTTCGCGGTGACCCGGCTCATGGAGGAGCACTTCCCCCGGCTGGTCGACTACGGCTTCACCGCCTCCATGGAGGAGGACCTCGACGCCATCGCCCGCGGCGACGCCCGCCGGGCCGAGTGGTTGCGCCGGTTCTACTTCGGCGACGAGGCGAAGTCCTCGCAGGGTCTGCGGGACCTCGTCGAGGACCTCGGCGACATCGACGCCCGGGCCATCTCCACCATCGACATTGGCGACGGGATCGTCGTGCGGGTCGGCCGCTACGGCCCGTACGTCGAGGAGGTCGTGCCCGCCGGAGTGGATCCCAAGACCGGCGAGGTCACCGACGCCGCGGCGCTCGGGGAGGACGGCGCTCCGGTGGCGCCCCGCCGGGCCACGATCGGTGACGACATCGCCCCCGACGAGCTGACGCCCGCCATGGCGCGCGAGCTGCTCGCCACCGCGGCCGACGACGGCCGGGTGCTCGGCCAGGACCCGGCCACGGGGCGCGACATCGTCGCGAAGGCGGGGCGCTACGGCCCCTACGTGACCGAGGTGCTGCCGGAGGTGAACGAGGCGCCGGCTCCGGGGGCGACCAAGGGGCGCGGCAAGGCGGTCAAGCCCAAGCCGCGCACGGCATCCCTGTTCAAGGACATGGACCTCGCGACGATCGACCTCGACACCGCCCTGAAGCTGCTTTCGCTGCCGCGCGTCGTCGGCGCCGACCCCGAGTCGGGCGAGGAGATCACCGCGCAGAACGGGCGTTACGGGCCGTACCTGAAGAAGGGCACCGACTCCCGCTCGCTCGAGACCGAGCAGCAGCTGTTCGACATCACCCTCGAGCAGGCGCTCGCGATCTACGCGCAGCCCAAGCAGCGCGGTCGGGCCGCGGCGAAGCCGCCGCTGGCCGAGCTCGGCAACGACCCCGTGTCGGGGCGGCCGGTCGTCGTCAAGGACGGGCGGTTCGGCCCGTACGTCACCGACGGCGAGACGAACGCGACCCTGCGCAAGGACGACGACCCCGAGCGGATCTCGCCCGAGCGCGGGTACGAGCTGCTCGCCGACAAGCGGGCCCGCGGGCCGGTCAAGCGCACCGCGAAGAAGGCACCGGCGAAGAAGGCCACGACCCGCAAGGCCGCGGCGAAGAAGACCGCGGTCAAGAAGACTGCGACCAAGACCGCGACGAAGTCGGCGGCGACGCGAAAGTCGACCGCCACGAAGGAGTGA
- a CDS encoding dioxygenase family protein has translation MSAATTQTSERQPVLYLSHGAPPLADDSTWTGELAAWSSDLPRPSSVLIVSAHWEMAPIAVSATSGDVPLLYDFWGFPQRYYEVTYDAPGAPELAQSVAGLLSGAGESLHQDPTRGLDHGAYVPLKEMFPEADVPVLQLSMPTLDPQRLFALGERLAPLRDEGVLIVGSGFTTHNLAWFNPSAPSDAAPPTPSAEFDHWAAEAVGRGDVDAVLDFLAKAPAAREAHPRTEHWAPLYVALGAASASGGVDAASVIDGFWYGLSKRSWQFA, from the coding sequence ATGTCAGCAGCAACCACGCAGACGTCCGAGCGCCAGCCGGTGCTCTACCTCAGCCACGGCGCGCCGCCGCTGGCCGACGACTCGACGTGGACGGGCGAGCTCGCCGCGTGGTCGAGCGACCTGCCACGGCCGAGCTCGGTGCTCATCGTCTCGGCGCACTGGGAGATGGCTCCCATCGCGGTCTCGGCGACCTCGGGTGACGTGCCGCTGCTCTACGACTTCTGGGGCTTCCCGCAGCGCTACTACGAGGTCACCTACGACGCCCCGGGGGCGCCCGAGCTGGCGCAGTCGGTGGCCGGGTTGCTCTCCGGCGCCGGCGAGAGCCTGCACCAGGACCCCACGCGTGGCCTCGACCACGGCGCCTACGTGCCGCTGAAGGAGATGTTCCCCGAGGCCGACGTCCCCGTGCTCCAGCTGTCGATGCCGACCCTGGACCCGCAGCGGCTCTTCGCCCTCGGGGAGCGCCTGGCCCCGCTGCGCGACGAAGGGGTGCTCATCGTCGGGTCGGGCTTCACCACGCACAACCTCGCGTGGTTCAACCCCTCGGCGCCCTCGGATGCCGCACCGCCGACGCCGTCGGCCGAGTTCGACCACTGGGCTGCCGAGGCCGTCGGGCGGGGCGATGTGGATGCCGTGCTCGACTTCCTCGCCAAGGCACCCGCTGCTCGGGAGGCGCACCCGCGCACGGAGCACTGGGCCCCGCTGTACGTCGCCCTGGGTGCGGCGTCTGCGTCGGGTGGGGTGGATGCCGCGAGCGTCATCGACGGCTTCTGGTACGGCCTGAGCAAGCGCTCCTGGCAGTTCGCCTGA